One segment of Acidovorax sp. DW039 DNA contains the following:
- a CDS encoding GGDEF domain-containing protein, with protein MHGPTLVVFAAILAALVTAVLHAVWFFNKNIPGLRLWTFSYLFATVFCVNLLVQEHLPEAVSVVLTQTSTALTAYFCFLGGRAYAGRSPVPHGYAAAAIAVMVAVSLYFTLVVPHMGARFALAGVISGVYFILTARTLATGGFQRWPIRYLFAGMVGFHGAFVLLRPLLFRLSVPAGADLDASMIELVSQYVVLEATIALVMIAFGSVMLANEHITAELRHLAEVDPLTCVFNRRAFLTLLDKAISAGERMRRPLPVLVLDLDHFKVINDTWGHSGGDDVLRQFVVLAHRCLRKEDVMGRLGGEEFAIFLPNADTDGALLVAERLRALVASQPVEHSPQPIALTVSVGVAVYARGDSAQAVLQRADAAMYRAKQAGRNRVELADTLISL; from the coding sequence GTGCACGGTCCCACACTCGTCGTTTTTGCAGCCATTCTTGCCGCACTGGTCACCGCGGTGCTGCATGCTGTGTGGTTCTTCAACAAGAACATTCCCGGCCTTCGGCTGTGGACGTTTTCCTATCTCTTTGCCACCGTTTTCTGTGTGAACCTGCTGGTGCAGGAGCACCTGCCTGAGGCTGTGTCGGTGGTGCTCACGCAGACGAGTACAGCGCTCACGGCCTATTTCTGCTTTCTGGGCGGGCGGGCCTATGCAGGGCGCTCGCCGGTGCCCCATGGCTATGCCGCCGCAGCTATCGCCGTGATGGTGGCCGTGTCGCTTTACTTCACGCTGGTTGTTCCGCACATGGGCGCGCGGTTCGCTCTTGCGGGTGTCATCAGTGGGGTCTATTTCATTCTGACGGCCCGCACCCTGGCCACGGGCGGTTTCCAGCGGTGGCCCATCCGCTATCTGTTCGCGGGCATGGTGGGTTTTCACGGTGCTTTTGTGCTGTTGCGCCCACTCTTGTTTCGCCTGTCCGTGCCTGCCGGGGCGGACCTGGATGCGTCCATGATCGAGCTGGTCTCGCAGTATGTGGTGCTTGAGGCCACTATTGCCCTGGTCATGATCGCGTTTGGCTCTGTCATGCTGGCCAACGAGCACATCACTGCAGAGCTGCGGCACCTGGCTGAAGTGGACCCATTGACCTGTGTCTTCAACCGCCGTGCCTTCTTGACCCTGCTGGACAAGGCAATCAGCGCGGGAGAGCGCATGCGCCGCCCCTTGCCGGTGCTGGTGCTGGACCTCGATCACTTCAAAGTCATCAACGACACCTGGGGGCACAGCGGTGGGGACGATGTGCTGCGCCAGTTTGTGGTGTTGGCCCACCGCTGCCTGCGCAAGGAGGACGTGATGGGCCGCCTGGGAGGCGAGGAATTTGCCATCTTCCTGCCCAATGCAGATACAGACGGTGCCTTGCTGGTGGCAGAAAGGCTGCGCGCCCTGGTGGCATCTCAGCCCGTGGAGCACAGCCCGCAACCCATTGCTCTCACGGTCAGTGTAGGCGTAGCGGTTTACGCCAGGGGCGATTCTGCCCAGGCCGTGCTGCAGCGGGCCGACGCGGCCATGTACCGGGCCAAGCAGGCAGGGCGCAACCGGGTGGAGCTGGCCGATACGCTGATCTCGTTGTAG
- a CDS encoding EAL domain-containing protein, with protein sequence MEWHLEAGLRAAARDALNAFASEIAHKLTEDLSNRQREVVLMADLVGRNTIVDPEAIQEVLDELKHRQAAYAWVGLTDASGRVTAASGGFLKGQDVSARPWFAGGMSGDFVADPHDAVLLAKYMKPRPDGEPPRFLDVAAPVKSGQGATLGVLAAHLHWDWVNEVVTETLRKRRKDTPLEVLIANRKGEWLLGGGKPGIPDLESIGADTSHLVATQNVVTRRPADGLGWTVVVREDLRYAFAPVNEVRKLMLAFTALVAALFAWASWMIAGRVVRPIVELADAAKTHAGEPSAGVGKSLKGADETGVLGRAMDRLAHNDRLTGLINRSEALMRVEQALLRASGQHSHGALLLVNLDNVGVLNSTLGHEAGDQLLTMTARRLRKLEAQGAIVARLGGDEFLVLLEDLAPQRVQAQHNALEFASMVMHLLDEPMELDSGPYAAQASVGVALLGDAPLTADDVLQRTELAMLEAKRRGKHQAVMFDQCMQDALRARVQFEEALRKAIPYQLTVLYQPQVDQQSGLLGAEVLVRWCHPEQGLVSPARFIPLAEETGLIFPMGQWVLETACRQLHAWQKLPDAAAWVLAVNVSVKEFCDPRYVDGVCRILEQTGADPHRLKLELTESVLAQDVDEVVAKMQALKAMGVRFALDDFGTGFSSLSYLQRMPLDQLKIDQSFVHDVATQPHDASIVRTVIALGQGLGLHVIAEGVETAAQQSLLESYGCTSYQGYLFGRPMAIADFERTYVSH encoded by the coding sequence ATGGAGTGGCATCTGGAGGCGGGCCTGCGTGCTGCAGCGCGCGATGCACTCAATGCATTCGCCAGCGAAATTGCCCACAAGCTCACCGAAGACCTCTCCAACCGCCAGCGCGAAGTGGTGTTGATGGCCGACTTGGTGGGGCGCAACACCATCGTCGATCCTGAGGCCATTCAAGAAGTGCTGGACGAGCTGAAGCACCGTCAGGCCGCCTATGCCTGGGTGGGTTTGACCGATGCTTCTGGAAGGGTCACCGCAGCCTCTGGCGGCTTTCTCAAAGGGCAGGATGTTTCTGCCCGTCCCTGGTTTGCCGGGGGCATGAGCGGCGATTTTGTCGCGGACCCGCATGACGCAGTGTTGCTGGCCAAGTACATGAAACCCCGGCCAGACGGGGAGCCGCCTCGGTTTCTGGACGTTGCGGCACCCGTCAAAAGCGGGCAGGGCGCTACGTTGGGAGTTCTGGCTGCCCACCTGCATTGGGACTGGGTGAACGAAGTGGTAACCGAAACCCTTCGCAAGCGCCGCAAAGACACTCCGCTGGAAGTGTTGATTGCCAACCGCAAAGGCGAGTGGCTTCTGGGTGGCGGCAAACCCGGTATTCCCGATTTGGAGTCCATCGGAGCCGATACCTCGCATCTGGTCGCTACGCAGAACGTCGTCACCCGCAGGCCGGCAGATGGATTGGGCTGGACAGTGGTGGTGCGCGAAGACTTGCGTTATGCGTTTGCTCCCGTGAACGAAGTGCGCAAGCTCATGCTGGCGTTCACCGCGCTGGTGGCGGCATTGTTTGCGTGGGCCTCTTGGATGATTGCAGGCCGTGTGGTGCGCCCCATTGTGGAGCTTGCAGACGCTGCCAAAACCCATGCTGGCGAACCATCTGCAGGAGTGGGCAAATCCCTCAAAGGTGCGGATGAAACGGGCGTGCTGGGGCGTGCCATGGATCGCTTGGCGCACAACGACCGGTTGACGGGGCTGATCAACCGCAGCGAGGCGCTGATGCGCGTCGAGCAGGCCCTTTTGCGCGCCTCAGGGCAGCACAGCCATGGCGCATTGCTGCTGGTCAACCTCGACAACGTCGGCGTGCTCAACAGCACCCTGGGGCACGAGGCGGGGGACCAGCTGCTGACCATGACGGCGCGGCGATTGCGCAAGCTGGAGGCTCAGGGGGCCATCGTGGCCCGGCTCGGTGGCGATGAATTTCTGGTGTTGCTGGAGGACCTGGCTCCACAGCGCGTACAAGCGCAGCACAATGCTCTGGAGTTCGCCAGCATGGTCATGCATTTGCTGGATGAACCTATGGAATTGGACAGTGGCCCCTACGCGGCACAAGCCTCCGTGGGAGTTGCGCTGCTGGGGGATGCCCCTCTTACGGCGGACGACGTTCTCCAGCGCACCGAACTTGCCATGCTGGAGGCCAAGCGCCGCGGCAAGCACCAAGCAGTGATGTTTGACCAGTGCATGCAGGATGCACTGCGCGCGCGTGTCCAGTTCGAAGAAGCGCTGCGCAAAGCCATTCCCTACCAGCTTACCGTGCTGTACCAGCCGCAGGTGGATCAGCAAAGCGGTTTGCTGGGTGCCGAGGTATTGGTGCGTTGGTGCCACCCGGAGCAGGGGCTTGTATCCCCGGCGCGCTTCATCCCTTTGGCCGAGGAGACGGGGCTGATCTTCCCCATGGGGCAATGGGTACTGGAAACCGCTTGTCGGCAGCTTCATGCCTGGCAAAAACTGCCCGATGCAGCGGCATGGGTGCTGGCCGTCAACGTGAGCGTCAAGGAGTTTTGCGACCCCCGCTATGTGGATGGGGTATGCAGAATCCTTGAGCAGACCGGCGCGGACCCCCATCGGCTCAAGCTGGAGCTTACTGAAAGTGTGCTGGCCCAAGATGTGGACGAGGTGGTTGCCAAAATGCAGGCGCTCAAGGCCATGGGGGTGCGTTTTGCGTTGGACGATTTTGGAACCGGTTTTTCGTCTCTGAGCTACCTGCAGCGCATGCCGCTGGACCAACTCAAGATCGACCAGTCGTTCGTGCATGACGTCGCGACCCAACCCCACGATGCCTCCATCGTGCGCACCGTGATTGCCCTGGGCCAGGGGCTCGGTCTGCACGTCATTGCGGAGGGGGTGGAAACGGCCGCGCAGCAGAGCCTGCTGGAGTCTTACGGCTGCACCAGCTACCAGGGCTACCTGTTTGGCCGCCCCATGGCGATTGCCGACTTTGAGAGGACATACGTGAGCCATTGA
- a CDS encoding DUF1569 domain-containing protein, translating to MSTGSSSAPAARFTRRRALAGGVGLLAAGGVGYLAYQPGNDRQLVFGSLRQAMQEVERLNAAGSRPLGPATAWNWAHTLEHCAQSIEFSLHGFPQPKSALFQKTAGAAAFSVFAWRGRMSHSLAEPIPGAAALTAADPATALARLRQAVADFAQHPGPLHPHFAYGALSRSQYEQAHAMHLANHLSAFDAVAQGG from the coding sequence ATGTCCACAGGGTCCTCATCAGCCCCCGCTGCCCGATTCACACGCCGCCGCGCACTGGCAGGCGGCGTTGGCCTGTTGGCCGCAGGTGGAGTCGGCTACCTGGCTTACCAGCCCGGCAATGACCGCCAGCTTGTTTTTGGCAGCCTACGGCAGGCCATGCAGGAGGTGGAACGCTTGAACGCTGCAGGTTCCCGCCCTCTGGGGCCTGCCACAGCCTGGAACTGGGCTCACACGCTGGAGCATTGCGCGCAGAGCATTGAGTTCTCGCTCCACGGCTTTCCCCAGCCCAAGTCCGCCCTGTTTCAGAAAACGGCAGGTGCAGCCGCTTTCAGCGTATTTGCGTGGCGTGGGCGCATGAGCCACAGTCTGGCCGAGCCCATCCCCGGCGCTGCAGCGCTCACTGCGGCAGACCCTGCCACAGCGCTCGCCCGGCTGCGCCAGGCCGTGGCAGATTTTGCGCAGCACCCAGGCCCCTTGCACCCCCATTTTGCATACGGAGCCCTGAGTCGCTCCCAGTACGAGCAGGCGCATGCCATGCATCTGGCCAACCATCTCTCTGCATTTGATGCGGTGGCTCAAGGCGGCTAA